In the Salvia miltiorrhiza cultivar Shanhuang (shh) chromosome 8, IMPLAD_Smil_shh, whole genome shotgun sequence genome, TCCTAAACTGATATTTATCAGAGGAGGGCAGGATGATGCAACGGTGTTCGAGAACTACCTCATCGAGGAACAGGATGTGGAGGGAAGTGGCTTCACAAGTGTCATGGGTTTCGTCTCCTTCCTCGACGAGATCAACCAAGACGTGCTAGAGTACATCAACAAACCAAACGGTAAATAGCGTTACGAGAATTCGCTTTGCATATACACGAGGAGTCGGAATACAAAGTTGGATAATTGTGGATACACAGGTTTCTTGTAGGTTAGTTTCCCAAGAGAGACGCAAAAAACGTCGTCCCTTCTTTGGGAATTATGTTGTATCGACTTTGGGGGGGAAATGCTTTGTTTATTTTCAGGTTCTGTATCTTGTAATATTAGACCGTGCAAAGTGTTGATTAGTTTAGGATTCCAGATTccaatttcatcattttttttttttgtttcttctccTTTGCACTCTTTTTGTATTACTACTCTAACATCAGCCTACATTTTGGCCGATTGCAGGAATAATTTAGTATATTTGGCTTCGGACTTGCACGGTGTTTTAACAGCACCCATATTCTTCTATGTCTATGTCAGAGGCAGCTTTAAATTGGCCTAAAACAATCACACATGCACTCACATTTACATTTGTTCGGGACTTTTCCAATCATTTTTAGGATGTCTTTCATAAGGATATCCAAAAATATAGATACCATTTGAAAGATCTTGTCATAGACTTTCTAACAGTATTTTGGATGAAAATTTTGGTAGTGCAAAAATATTTCTTGATGGCGTTAATGGCCATCAAATACTTGTATCATATTCTTGAAATAATTATCCATGGAGTTttacttcttttctttttcagaaGAGGGGTTTTACTTATTTTATAATCGAGAGCAGGGAAATATAAGTAACTAAACTTATATGTAACATTCTTGAGAAGAGATAGCCTAACAATATATAACGAATTAAATAAAGTAAAGAATATGATTTGCAGGCTATTTTATAAAAACATGAGATTACCGTGCGTATCTAAAATAGCAGTTGTGAGTTTCCATGAACAATAAAACATGAattgttttaataataatatagtttgatttttaaaaggtcaaaaattttatattaaatgatggctattaattttattatattgatggtttagtgttgtttgctcaaaatgagatcaatttaattatttgctttacaatctataaatttcattattattatatatatatatatataattatatgctcataaataatgatattattattattattattataggaAATTATTTGCTTTTACCTTCAATTCAAGCGTGTTTGGGCTGAGCCTCCTCGGCCCCTACGGTTGACCTTCCATTGTTTCCTTAAAAATGTGATCTACTAATGGGCCTGAATTAAAAAACGGACTTAGGTTTCAGGCCCATATTCAAGAATTAAGCAAGTGTTGTGTTCgtccttttctatttttaatttaaggGCATTCTGATTTTTCAACACACCAGATTCCACACACATATCCAAGAgaaaaatcatcatcatctctctctgtTCAGCTTCTTCCCGTAATCTCTCTGGCTAGGTTTGTGCATACACAATCATCTGCATTTATCCGTATCTATGCGTTGTCTAGATTTATGCCAGCTGCGAAGCTGTTACTTATTCTAATTATTAGTACATTTTTCGTTtgtataattttcttattttcgtCGGTGCTTGCGTTATGTTTCGCGACTCCGATTTTTATGATATTCATCGTCTGTTGATCGTCATTTACTTTTCTCTATCGTATTTTTCGTTGTTTGAAATGATTTGGTTGTTTGGCTCTGATTTTTAGGTATATTGGAATTTGCCCAGTTTTGTTGAAGTATGAGATGTCATTTGTATGCTCCGATTACAAGGCAGCATCTGATGCCTACTAATAAATATTTTGCGTGCATCATTATCATGTTGGACCAGATTTTTCGTGAAACTCAGAGGATTCTCTCTGCAGTTTTTTCTTGTGTattcttgattttattttaaatttgattgTATAATAATGAATCAATCTCGACATATTACATGTGCTGAATTGGTCCTTGATCTATCTCTTTACTATGGAATTAACTTTGATGGAGTTGCTTTTGAAGAGCATAAATGTTCAAGTGGTTTGTTGAGGCATTTTGTATTGGATTGTTCTAAATGAGCTAGAAACAATGAGTTCATCACCATTTCATTGTTGTCGAATATCTTTGGCTCCTGTTGATGGATTCATTAGAAATTAGGATATGGTCTTTTTGTGGTCTGAATATACATGTGGTATTGATCTATAATTCATATGTTATAGTCAAGCATACAAAGAAAATGAACCAGTCATAATTTGATTCTTCAAGTACTGTTTTGTCTCTCCcactatatattttttcatttttcctttGGCGCATGTTTACTGGCAAGTTTTGTGGTTTATATCTTTATGAACCTACGTTTCATGTATTTGTACACCTTGTAAGGTTGATCCTGTTCTTCTCCAGATTCAAGGAACTGTTATGCACCAACAATTGTTTGTATTGTAATTGGGGAATTTTTCTTCAGAGAGACTAACAGCTGCTGCTGCCTCATTTTAAATATTCATTTCTGAACTAAGGAGTAATATATTGCCTAATTTTTCTAATGGTGTGTAAAGACAAGCCTTTCTAATGCGGATACTATGCAACAGTATGTGAGCTACTACAGTTTGGGCTAAATGTGCATAGTGCTAAAAATTGATCAAAGAATATGCTAATGCTGTAATTGTTTAGTTAAAATGCATATACAATGCTGGATTATTTACTTAGGACAGTTTGAAGCTCCTCTGTTGCTGACACTGGCCATGTGTTTGAACTGAAACCTTGTATATTTGTTGATTATACAGTTAGACTTATTCTGTTGAACATGTGATTTTGGACAGTTGAATGCACATTACAGACTGAAAAGATCAAAGATACTCTAGTTAAAATGTCAATGAACAGATCTGTCACATTCTGTGGACTTGACCCTAAATTATTATGTTGACAGGACAATATTGTGTTTCCATGGCGACTAGAATGGCTGCTAGATATATCTCGCGCAGGCTGTCAAGCAACGGAAAAATCTTCAGTGAGGAGGAGAAGGCTGCTGAAAATATCTACATCAAGGTGAACTTTAATTGGTATAGCATGTTAGATGTAGGCTTGACCAGCATATTCTTTTGTGGCAAGTTGCATTTTGCTCATCTTTCTCAGCTCTCTTGTTAAGAAACTAAATGAATTGCCTTAAGAAGCTTGATATTCCAAATGTCCACTTTGCCGATGAAGTAAGGTTCACCACATAGCTGAAATGACATTATGTATTGAATATGTGCGCAAACATCCCAAGCAATGAGCTAGTTGGTTGAGTGGGTTAAATTCTCTGAGACATCCAAATGACTGCTTGTTTACGTCCAGTGCTTGAATTGTTCGATAGCAGGGAAATTTATTTGTGGTCTTTGGTTCAGTGTGTTCTTATAACCACATGGCTGATTTCTTGGTTTTTTTTCCAGAAAGGGTTGTCCATACTTGGTCAcatgcttatgattatgattcaATAAGTTTTTGAATGCTCTAACTTTTCAAATTTTGCAGAAAATGGAACAAGAGAAGCTGGATAAACTTGCTCGAAAGGTAGGCATATATATATCTACATTGCGCAAAGTTAACTGAGTTTGTCCTAGTTTTTTTTAGCACTCTTAGATGTTCCCTCTCCATGATTAAGATAAATCTATGCGAGTTTCTTTTGATCCTGTGaaacaccacacacacacacaaacacaaacttATTagcttgttttcttgtgaataaCAATATCTCAACTCATCATGTGTTGTGACTTGTGATTACTGCTAGGGCCCCGGAGCAGGTGAAGCCCCAGCATCAGGATCTGTAGCTGATGCTAAAccaagcggcggcggcggcggcggcggcggcagcggtgCCTCTGAAACTCCTACTGTTTCAACTGACAAGTACAGAAACTACGGTGTCGTTGCCGGTATTCTTACCATGGCCACCGCTTTTGGATGGTATTTGGGTTCAGAGAAGAAACCCAAAGAAGTGCAGGACTGATAGAGAAAGCTCTCTTGAGTGTGAGGTCACTATGTTCACGAAATAATAGCAAACAAATTCCATTGCATTTTGTTTCATAAGTAACTCCGAAATATGAGGATTCGGCTCCACTGCTTGTCTGCTTGCAACACTTCAGTTTTAGCTTAAATGAGATGCCTTTATTTTGCTCGTTTCAAGCAAATGCTCTCGAGTCTTGAAATTTATGAAGTTTCAAATTTACCAAAATGCCATTTAGCTTGTAGCCCTGGGAAGGATGATGGATTGCACAAGTGATGTGGCAAACGTTGATTGGTTAGCTATGGATTGCGCATATTATGTGGTCTCACCATAGACCATAAAGAGCTTTAAGCATTGGTTTGTTTATCGTGTGCAACATTAATTTTAAGTACTTGCACAATATTATTAGACGCGACATTTCATAAAATTCCATAATTTGTACTCTATTATCACTTTTAAATCGCCACCCATGGGAATATTTATCTTTCTTCCCAATTCCTTCAAGAAATTTCAATTGGGAGAGGCCTAGGCCTTAGAGCAACTTCAGTTTTCAGGACATAAATGTGTTTTCATATCCaattatttatatcattatCAAAATTATAACAATATAATGttactttttaatattttgcaATATAGTTGtgtataaatattactccctccgtcccaacgaaagcggtgaACTTCTTTTCGTCATggaatttaaggagaataagattgtagtataaaagtgtgtaaaggtgtgtggggctacattgtttgtagtgtaaaattattaaaagGAAATGCgccactttcgttgggacggctcaaaaggaatacgcaccgctttcgttgggacggatggagtattaatgaTTCCAAAATTATTTGTTCAATTATAAGTTAATTTATAATTGACGTATAGTATTAATGTTAATATTCCTtccgttcacaaaaaaaatagtCTATTTTTGTCATTTGGAATgcccacaaaaattagtcatttttatttttgaaaatttcctATCAAATGGTGGGCTATAATCTCCACgtacaatacaattaattatattattaacaTTATTTTCAACTATTTCttcattaataatatattaattatttttattaaaatttgtggcgttttttttaatgattatttttttgtggacggggAGAGTAgtgaataattatttaaaattataaaatataccGAACTCATGCCCACCAAATGTGGTCCAAGATTTAATGCACCACCATTAGTAGTAATTATGTACGAAAACGCACCAATTTAGTGATTAGGATTTAAGAGCAAGTTGCCCTTATGAAAGAGAAAGAGACACAGAGAGAGAAGATGGTGATAAATGATAATGAAGAGATGGTGATAAATGATAATGAAGAGAAGATGCAAGACTCcacacatttttatttttattttaagagcaAAACTCCACACATTAACTTCCAACTTCACATACCTTCCCATCTGTCTGTCTCTTCTCATTTCTTCAACAATCTCTTCAACTCCAACACAACCACATAATTCAATGCAAATTCCAActcacctgcatccatccagaTCCCTTTTATGATTCCCACGTCTCCGATTTTACCATTCCTTCAATCCGACTCCTTCAATTCGCCATATAATATTCACCCCTCATCAAATTCCCCCTTCCATTCCAACCTAACCCCCCATTTTCTTGCATGGCTGCATCTTTCTTCACCACCACTCCGAATCTAATTTCACCCATTCGCTTTTCCGTGCTCAACTCAAAGAACCCACTTCGTTTCTTGATCGAAAAACCGAATCTTGACGGATAAAACTATAGATTtttctcgtttttttttttttttactatgaCAGAGGTGCTGCAGTCACCCTCTTCTTCATCCTCCACTTCGATATCCACGCCCACGCCCAATCACGCGCTGTTTCAGCCTTATGGGGGTGATGAGGTAGGTGCTAGGATGAGAGGGGGTGAcagagaggaggaggaggaagtgAAAGATAATGAGAGGAGGGATCAGCTATCCTTTTTGGCATTGCTGGTTGCTCTGTTTAGGAAGAGCTTTTGGGTGACTTGCAAGACGGGAAGGGATGGtttctccaccgccgccgcccccgGCGGAATGGAGATCGGGTGGCCCACCGATGTACAGCATGTTAATCATGTGACTTTTGATAGGTTTGATGGTTTCTTGGGTTTGCCTGTTGAGTTCGAGCCTGAGGTTCCCAGGAGGGCTCCAAGTGCTAGGTATATGTTTATCATACTTTGCTTATTGAATTGCTACAATGCTTGTTGGTTTATATTCTAGCATGGAAATGGTTTTAGACAATAGTTGGAAATGGAATGTTAATCCTGTCAGCTATTTGGGAGTTGGACTCTTTCTTGTGTTCTAATTTTGGTGAGTTTGAATAATTTAACTAACCATTTCGTGTAATTTATTTTGGCCGTTTTAAATGATCTGTTCAAGTTAAAGTCAACTAGGCTGAATATTCACACTTAGTATTACTTATGCTACCAGTCCAACTAAAAAAAGGTGGAAGTGGTTCCTTTTTAGAATGATTCAAACAACCTGTCTATGTTGTTGTAGTTGTCTTAATAAGTACCCCAGCTCCTTAGAGAACAGTTCATAAGTGGAAAAGTTGATGAGTGATCGTGATCCTCAATAATTGAGGCTTCCTACGGATTAGGTATGTAATTAAGTGCTGAAGTTTTATCTGATTTGGTTAAGTGTTTCATATGTGGAGCATAAGAGTTGTCTCAAGGCATCATTGATATTTATGTTGTTAGATTACTTGATTCTATTTTTGTGTTCCACTTAGCCATTAAACATGGATATTCAGCTACGACAATAGTTTGAGGTGTTCTGTTACATTTCGTGTACGTGGTTTCATGGAATTATAGATCCCAGCCATCTTTAACATAATTTATTACAATTATCAATCTTCTGCAGTCTTTTGGTTGGAATTTGTGATCCCAATGATTACTTAACATTATTTCTATAAAATGCTATTGTGTCGACTTTTTTTTACGTTGTCGCTATCTTTCCTCACTGGACTTCTGCTGTGGGTTTACATGTGCAGTGCTACTGTTTTTGGAGTTTCTACAGAATCAATGCAGCTATCTTATGATCACAGAGGCAATAGTATTCCTACAATCCTCTTGCTTATGCAAAGGCATTTGTA is a window encoding:
- the LOC131000209 gene encoding uncharacterized protein At2g27730, mitochondrial isoform X1 — its product is MRILCNRQYCVSMATRMAARYISRRLSSNGKIFSEEEKAAENIYIKKMEQEKLDKLARKGPGAGEAPASGSVADAKPSGGGGGGGGSGASETPTVSTDKYRNYGVVAGILTMATAFGWYLGSEKKPKEVQD
- the LOC131000209 gene encoding uncharacterized protein At2g27730, mitochondrial isoform X2, which gives rise to MATRMAARYISRRLSSNGKIFSEEEKAAENIYIKKMEQEKLDKLARKGPGAGEAPASGSVADAKPSGGGGGGGGSGASETPTVSTDKYRNYGVVAGILTMATAFGWYLGSEKKPKEVQD